One Mangifera indica cultivar Alphonso chromosome 4, CATAS_Mindica_2.1, whole genome shotgun sequence genomic region harbors:
- the LOC123214821 gene encoding 7-deoxyloganetin glucosyltransferase-like, which yields MDLKSVVDNPHAVCIPYPAQGHINPMFKLAKLLQLKGFHITFVNTEYNHRRLLKSKGPNHLEGLPDFRFETIPDGLPFSDTNVTQDIPSLCNSTSKYCLYPLCNLIYKLNDTASSKVPPVTCIITDGAMSFALDAAEEFGIPGVLFWTPSAAGVLCYTQYHFLVERGITPLKDVSYLKNGYLETTIDWIPGMKSIRLRDIPTFIRTTDANDIMVNHIIKEIQRASKASAIILNTFDTLEQAVLDALSVLLPPIYSIGPLQLFDLQITKGKFNDMDLNLWKEQSETIEWLDSKEPRSVVYVNFGSITVMTPQQLIEFAWGLANTKMQFLWIIRPDLVAGDSAVLPPEFLTETKDIGMLASWCPQEKVLSHSSIGVFLSHMGWNSTIESICNGIPMVCWPFFAEQQTNCMYACKEWGIGLEIDNNVKRDEVMKIVIESMQGKKGKEMKKQAVEWQMKAEEASAPGGSSYKNLEKLVAEVLSKH from the exons atggatctGAAGTCGGTTGTTGATAACCCTCATGCTGTTTGTATTCCATATCCTGCTCAAGGTCACATTAACCCAATGTTCAAGCTGGCTAAACTCCTTCAATTGAAAGGCTTTCATATAACCTTTGTTAACACCGAATACAATCATAGACGTTTACTCAAGTCAAAAGGCCCCAATCATCTTGAGGGTCTGCCTGACTTTCGCTTTGAAACCATCCCAGACGGCCTTCCTTTTTCCGATACTAATGTTACCCAAGACATTCCTTCTCTTTGCAACTCCACCTCCAAGTACTGCTTATACCCTTTATGCaatcttatttataaactcaATGACACTGCATCTTCCAAAGTTCCACCAGTCACTTGTATCATCACAGATGGTGCCATGTCCTTCGCGTTAGATGCCGCTGAAGAATTTGGAATACCTGGTGTACTTTTCTGGACACCGAGCGCCGCTGGCGTCCTGTGTTATACGCAGTACCATTTTCTTGTCGAAAGAGGAATAACACCGCTTAAAG ATGTTAGTTACCTAAAAAATGGGTATCTGGAAACCACTATAGACTGGATTCCAGGGATGAAAAGCATTCGTTTGAGAGATATTCCGACTTTTATTAGAACTACAGATGCAAATGATATTATGGTAAATCACATCATCAAGGAAATTCAGAGAGCCTCCAAGGCTTCTGCCATCATTTTGAACACTTTCGACACCTTGGAACAGGCTGTATTGGACGCCCTGTCAGTCCTGCTACCTCCAATTTACAGTATTGGTCCCCTCCAGTTGTTTGATCTTCAGATCACGAAGGGAAAATTTAATGATATGGATTTAAATTTATGGAAAGAACAGTCTGAGACTATCGAATGGCTCGATTCAAAGGAACCAAGGTCAGTTGTGTACGTTAATTTCGGAAGTATCACTGTAATGACTCCTCAACAACTAATTGAGTTTGCTTGGGGACTAGCTAATACCAAAATGCAATTTCTGTGGATAATAAGGCCCGATCTTGTTGCCGGTGACTCAGCAGTTCTTCCACCAGAATTTCTCACTGAAACCAAGGATATAGGCATGTTAGCTAGTTGGTGTCCACAAGAGAAAGTGCTAAGCCACTCGTCAATTGGAGTATTTTTGAGTCACATGGGGTGGAATTCAACAATTGAAAGCATATGCAACGGAATACCCATGGTTTGTTGGCCATTTTTTGCTGAGCAGCAGACCAactgtatgtatgcatgtaaaGAATGGGGTATTGGGTTGGAGATTGATAATAATGTAAAGAGAGATGAAGTTATGAAAATTGTGATTGAGTCGATGCAGGGAAAGAAGGGTAAGGAAATGAAAAAGCAAGCCGTTGAGTGGCAAATGAAGGCGGAAGAGGCTAGTGCTCCTGGTGGTTCGTCATACAAGAACCTTGAGAAATTGGTTGCGGAAGTTCTATCAAAGCATTGA
- the LOC123214249 gene encoding uncharacterized protein LOC123214249 — MRSKYKKNAKVAWMYWKVAKAYIEFEFQQVMKSLSRLHPEAITYLCEVGYDRWARAYFSSHRYNVMTTNIAESFNALVKHARGLPITMLLEFIRDACTSPVTPWVEDKIAKRVRKSLNLEVHPITTERYQVLCSGQYDALVDLTEHTYTCRKFQLSKIPCMHVIVVAKYMKLTTCLQWVHSYYSTVFYQTVYADAVNPLGDQSKWLHPEEATVIHPPYMHRRRVGRPANKNRRPSQKEVVEQLICSRCHQPGHTRQNYRNLVPVPSSITSSSRRKKKDGK, encoded by the exons atgcgatccaagtacaaaaagaatgctaAAGTCGCATGGATGTACTGGAAAGTAGCCAAGGCGtacattgaatttgaattccaacaGGTCATGAAGTCACTGTCCCGTTTGCACCCTGAGGCAATTACATACCTGTGTGAAGTGGGTTATGATCGATGGGCACGAGCATATTTTTCAAGCCAtaggtacaatgtaatgactaccaatattgctgagtcatttaatgccttgGTCAAACACGCTCGAGGTTTACCTATTACTATGTTGCTCGAGTTCATTAGAG ATGCTTGTACCAGTCCAGTCACACCATGGGTTGAAGATAAGATCGCAAAACGTGTACGAAAGTCTTTGAACTTAGAAGTGCATCCTATAACAACTGAACGATACCAGGTTCTTTGTAGtggccaatatgatgccctggtAGACCTGACGGAGCATACATAtacttgtagaaaatttcaattatcaaagattCCCTGCATGCACGTTATTGTTGTAGCCAAATATATGAAGCTTACAACCTGCCTTCAATGGGTGCATTCATACTACAGCACAGTTTTTTATCAAACCGTTTATGCAGACGCAGTCAATCCATTGGGAGATCAGTCAAAGTGGCTTCATCCGGAGGAGGCAACTGTTATCCACCCACCATATATGCATCGTCGTCGTGTAGGACGTCCAGCAAATAAGAACAGACGGCCTTCTCAAAAAgaggttgttgaacaacttatctgtAGCCGATGTCATCAACCTGGACATACAAGACAGAACTACAGAAACCTTGTTCCAGTACCTAGCTCTATAACATCAAgttcaagaagaaagaagaaagatgggaAATAA